One genomic region from Gammaproteobacteria bacterium encodes:
- a CDS encoding phosphate ABC transporter ATP-binding protein translates to MVAGGAPNGGGASAEALSAKVVVQNLTIRYGNHVALRGLDLSIRRNEILGVIGPAGSGKTSFLRALNRMDEFIPGMEVEGRITFDGRDIRRVRNVYALRSRIGVVFPLPVGLPLTVYENVALAPRLRGVRKGSELDEIVERCLRRAALWEEVRDRLDSLGSLLSGGQQQRLTIARALSQEPDLLLLDEFSIAVDPVTTMRIEDVLKDLKNEMSIVLVTNLVQQARRLADRTAFFLTGEHVETSDTARIFSGIVKDPRTHDYIEGRFG, encoded by the coding sequence CGGGGCGCCCAACGGCGGCGGCGCCTCGGCCGAGGCGCTTTCCGCGAAGGTGGTCGTGCAGAACCTCACGATCCGCTACGGGAACCATGTGGCGCTGCGAGGGCTGGATCTCTCCATTCGCCGGAACGAGATCCTGGGGGTCATCGGCCCCGCGGGCTCGGGCAAGACCTCGTTCCTGCGCGCCCTCAACCGCATGGACGAGTTCATCCCCGGGATGGAGGTGGAGGGCCGTATCACCTTCGACGGCCGCGATATCCGACGCGTGCGCAATGTGTACGCGCTGCGCAGCCGCATCGGCGTGGTCTTTCCGCTCCCGGTGGGGCTCCCGCTCACCGTCTACGAGAACGTGGCCCTGGCTCCGCGCCTGCGGGGCGTGCGCAAAGGCAGCGAGCTCGACGAGATCGTCGAACGGTGCCTCCGGCGCGCCGCGCTCTGGGAAGAGGTCAGGGACCGGCTTGACTCGCTCGGAAGCCTGCTCTCCGGAGGCCAGCAGCAGCGCCTCACCATCGCGCGCGCGCTTTCGCAGGAACCCGATCTCCTGCTGCTGGACGAGTTCTCGATCGCCGTGGATCCGGTCACCACGATGCGCATAGAGGATGTCCTCAAGGACTTGAAGAACGAGATGTCGATCGTGCTGGTGACCAATCTGGTGCAGCAGGCGAGGCGGCTGGCGGACCGGACCGCGTTCTTCCTGACCGGCGAGCACGTCGAAACCAGCGACACGGCGCGCATCTTCAGCGGCATCGTCAAGGATCCGCGCACCCACGACTACATCGAGGGACGCTTTGGCTGA